CACGTTTACAAATGCCATTTTTCAACGCGATGCCCGCTTTCGCAGCACCATTTTTTTCGATCGCCTTCGCTTTAATCAAGTTCAATTTCAGGGCGCAATTACGTTTCAAAGCAGCGAATTTTTAGCGCCTGCGAGCTTCCATCAATCCCTGTTCCAGCAAGCCGCGAACTACACGCGCACCCAATGGAAAGACAACGCCGACTTTGCCCAAACTCGATGGCAAGGGGTCAGTTTGTTCGATCGCAGCAAGTTTAGCCAGGCGCTTTTCCTGACAGAATCCACGTTTGAAACACTCCTCAGTTTCCGGCAGGTTCAGTTTAATCAATCGGTGAATTTGCGCGGAGCCGGTATTTTTGATCAAGCCGATTTTGGTGATGCCAGCTTTGCGCCTGCTGTCCATCTCAACGTTCCCGAATTACAGTTTGATCCAAGACGCGCCACTATTCTGGGCGATCCGGGGCGGATCGGTCGAGTGTTATTTGTGCCAACGCTCCAGGGCAACGAAACCCTGCTCAGGAATCTGGTGCGAAACTTTCGGCAGATGCAGCAAATCGCGGATGCAAACCAGCTAGAGTACATGGCTCAAACCCTCCGATCGCGCCAACTCTGGCAACGGCTTCTTGGAGCAGACCTGAACACAGCCGTTCCCGATCGATTACAGCAAGTCGGATTTTCTCCTGAGCAGGTCAAAGCGATCGTCCAGGCAAGAACTCAAACTCGCTTTCGCACACCCAGCGATATTCTCCGCTTAGAAGAGGTGGATCTGGGAACCTATGTGAAAGTGCGCGATCGAATTAGTGTGGGTCAATCCCTCTCTGCCGCAGGCTGGCTCCTGGATGGGCTGTACTGGCTCGGTTTGAGTTTGCTGCTCTTACTGACTCGCTATGGCACAAGTTTCTGGCTAACGTTTGGCGTCGGCATTGTTGGAGTTGCCTATTTTGGATTGTTTTTTTGGCTGGTCGATCGCTATCGTCGCCTTTATCCCAAACCGATTTTGCCGGCCCCTGAGGAAGCAACCTGGGTTTTGAGTGGTTATAGCTTAATCACGCTCTCTGGACTCATTGCGATCTTTCAGAGTGCCGAACATCCCATTCTGACGCTCACCTGTCTGGGGTTGGTGATCATCCCTGTTCCAATGATTCTGCTCAGTTTCATTTACTGGCGCGGGCGATACCACGACTTAATGGAAGTGAGCTATTTCGTTGAAGACGGTAGCTTCCGTCAGTTGCGATTTCTCATCGGCAGATTGCCCAACATTCCGCTGTTTCCGCAGTTCCGCGATCGATACACGCCCATTCTTTGGGATCGCCGCTGGGGCTGGCTCAACTACTTTGATTTCAGTCTCAACAATTTCCTACGCTTTGGCTTTAATGACATTCGCTTGCGCGATCAATCGGTTCCGGGACTGATCACCAGTTTGGTTTGGTATCAGTGGAGCCTGGGTATCCTTTATTTTGCGCTGCTACTCTGGACACTTTCCCGCACCATCCCCGGTCTCAATCTGCTGATTTACTTCAAGTAGTGTTCAAGATTTTTTGATGAATTGATTAACGGAATTTGTTTATGAATCGGTTTATTTCGATCGCCACTTCAACTCAGCTGGAAGCCATTCAATCCCTTCAAGGCTTGCCCGCTTTACCTCCAAAAATATTTGCACAACACAAACCAGATGCTCACTGGGTACTCGTGCAAAACGAAATGATTCGGGCATCTTGTTCACTGTGGTGGCAAAAAACGCCTGCTTACCTGGATCACCAAGTCGGATTGATTGGACACTACCAGGCAGAAGACAATGAATTTGCTGCGCTTTTGCTCAACCATGCCTGTCAGCAGCTTACAGAACAAAATTGCACGATCGTCATTGCGCCAATGGACGGCAATACCTGGAGACGATATCGGTTCATCATCGATCGCGGTAGCGAACCTATCTTTTTTCTAGAGCCTGATAACCCTGATCAATGGATCAATCACTTTCAAGATCAAGAATTTACAGTTCTAGCGAACTATCAGTCCAGCATCAACACAGATTTAACCTATGTTGATCCACGGATGGAAAAAATTGCGGCAAGAATGCATGATCTCGGTGTGCAAATTCGATCGATTGATCTAGAAAATTTTGAGACAGAACTGGAGCGAATTTATCAGCTCTCCAGTATTAGTTTTCGCCATAATTTTTTATACACGCCGATCGATCGCGCGGAATTCATCACTCAGTATCTTCAGGTTAAACCTTACGTCAAGCCAGAACTCACTTTACTGGCAGAACATCAGCATCAACTTGTTGGTTTTCTGTTTGCAGTTCCCGACATTTCACAGTCACAGAGAGGTCAAACAATCGATACTGCAATTATCAAGACAGTTGCTGCTTTACCCGGAAAAACTTATGCCGGACTAGGTAGTTTACTCGTTTCTCAAGCACAGACGATCGCGCGTCAACTGGGCTATCAACGAGTGATTCACGCACTCATGCATGACGCAAACAACTCGTGTAATCTTAGCCGTCACTATGCTCATTCCATCAGGCGTTATGTTCTTTTTGCCAAAAACTTGATTTCTTAATTGCAGATAGGTGAGCATTTCGCCCACCTTTATCAGTAACTTATGCTAACACTATGTATTTCAGTAACTTACCTCCGTTAAAACTCCGTTAAAACTAAGTTAGCTATGAAGCAATTTGTAGCCATTTTTAATTATTGCTACGAGTGCCTACACGGGCAATATGAGGAGTTTCTCCAGCAACGGTTAGCGTTTGAGCAGGTGAACTATTCTTTTCGTCCTTATGACCATTTCCGGGTGACGGCATCCACCAAGCAATAATGCTAGTGATACCACTCCAAAATAAAGCCTGATTTTTATCTTCAGTCGCCACAGCCATTTTACCCAGGCAGAATATTAAGACGAGTGCACTAAAGGAAACTTGAACAATAAACTTTAGGAAGTCCTGGTTCGACAATTGATTTTTCATGGGGGCTATCTTAGATAAGTGATGAATTGGGGGCTGACAGCTTTTCTTGTTTCAGGGCTGTTATTTTATTCATCACCAATCGATCGCACATTTTCGCAAAACTCGAGGAATCTTTAGCTCATTTCTCCTGCTGTCAACCACTGCTTTAGGATGAAGTTTTCATCATCCAATTGAGTGAAACCTGAGCAGCTCAAGTACCGCCTTCCTGACCGATTAAACCCGCTTCCTAAAACCTGAAATCTCTACCCCTTCCGTACCTGCTTCGGATTCTGGTTAGACAACGTCAGCCGATCGCTCAATTGTCGCAGCGTTCTTGCCATTTCAGGGTCAGACTCTTTCTGCTGAGCCACTTTGTCGCAGCTATACATTACGGTCGTGTGGTCTTTGCCCCCGAATACTTCGCCAATTTTGGGCAAGCTCAGATCGGTATGCTGACGCATCAAATACATCCCAATCTGTCGGGCAACACTGATCTCTCGACGGCGTGAACTGCCTTTCAAGTCTTCCAGGGAGATGCCATAGGTTTCCACGATCGTATTAAGCACTGCATCGGGAGATGCTTCAACCTGTTCGCTGGGCGGGTTGAGGACTGGCGAAATGTTCTCTACTGTCATTGACAGAC
The window above is part of the Trichocoleus sp. genome. Proteins encoded here:
- a CDS encoding pentapeptide repeat-containing protein; this translates as MPFPNQWLNRVFSSTIALLISLIIAILCQSPVWAASSTQPPLTPLTLEVLQERLKSPTQAEGSRTIDLRRLMIDLRSENAAFRDQFYRLIQTQLQRSITPLGLDFSDSLIRGELKMSDLGIRTPLYGQSSPILTEREQSQLNRDRRRLSQLNQLSRSLLVQTQLPPLQITLLRGSLNLVQTRFEGFVNVTNTFFLGRVEATGAIFEQETDWSEARFGQSATFTNAIFQRDARFRSTIFFDRLRFNQVQFQGAITFQSSEFLAPASFHQSLFQQAANYTRTQWKDNADFAQTRWQGVSLFDRSKFSQALFLTESTFETLLSFRQVQFNQSVNLRGAGIFDQADFGDASFAPAVHLNVPELQFDPRRATILGDPGRIGRVLFVPTLQGNETLLRNLVRNFRQMQQIADANQLEYMAQTLRSRQLWQRLLGADLNTAVPDRLQQVGFSPEQVKAIVQARTQTRFRTPSDILRLEEVDLGTYVKVRDRISVGQSLSAAGWLLDGLYWLGLSLLLLLTRYGTSFWLTFGVGIVGVAYFGLFFWLVDRYRRLYPKPILPAPEEATWVLSGYSLITLSGLIAIFQSAEHPILTLTCLGLVIIPVPMILLSFIYWRGRYHDLMEVSYFVEDGSFRQLRFLIGRLPNIPLFPQFRDRYTPILWDRRWGWLNYFDFSLNNFLRFGFNDIRLRDQSVPGLITSLVWYQWSLGILYFALLLWTLSRTIPGLNLLIYFK
- a CDS encoding GNAT family N-acetyltransferase yields the protein MNRFISIATSTQLEAIQSLQGLPALPPKIFAQHKPDAHWVLVQNEMIRASCSLWWQKTPAYLDHQVGLIGHYQAEDNEFAALLLNHACQQLTEQNCTIVIAPMDGNTWRRYRFIIDRGSEPIFFLEPDNPDQWINHFQDQEFTVLANYQSSINTDLTYVDPRMEKIAARMHDLGVQIRSIDLENFETELERIYQLSSISFRHNFLYTPIDRAEFITQYLQVKPYVKPELTLLAEHQHQLVGFLFAVPDISQSQRGQTIDTAIIKTVAALPGKTYAGLGSLLVSQAQTIARQLGYQRVIHALMHDANNSCNLSRHYAHSIRRYVLFAKNLIS